A DNA window from Acidimicrobiia bacterium contains the following coding sequences:
- the rplS gene encoding 50S ribosomal protein L19 yields the protein MQSTDLVDRAGLRDDIPDFAPGDTVKVNVRVVEGGRERVQLFQGVVIARKGSGIRETFTVRKISFGVGVERTFPVHSPVIADIEVASRGDVRRAKLYYLRDRVGKAAKIREKRT from the coding sequence ATGCAATCCACCGATCTGGTCGACCGCGCCGGCCTGCGTGACGACATTCCCGACTTCGCGCCCGGCGACACCGTCAAGGTCAACGTCCGCGTCGTCGAAGGCGGGCGCGAGCGCGTCCAGTTGTTCCAGGGCGTCGTCATCGCCCGCAAGGGCTCGGGGATCCGTGAGACCTTCACCGTGCGCAAGATCAGCTTCGGTGTCGGTGTGGAACGCACCTTCCCCGTCCACTCGCCCGTGATCGCCGACATCGAGGTCGCCAGCCGCGGCGACGTCCGGCGGGCCAAGCTCTACTACCTGCGTGACCGCGTCGGGAAGGCCGCCAAGATCCGCGAGAAGCGGACCTGA